The following coding sequences lie in one Crassostrea angulata isolate pt1a10 chromosome 10, ASM2561291v2, whole genome shotgun sequence genomic window:
- the LOC128167391 gene encoding equilibrative nucleobase transporter 1-like — protein MELCYRWRIACTLWSCLEVVCFAGIIYGWGSLVFILKEEGFYSENCRDASPSSNVSLIPGSVYNVSVIDIHNQSIDLSNRTLACDEQEEKLNLCFSIAVGVMYSGLAIVGQLSLRLGTRITRIIFTFLYSVGFLCIAFATKENPWLLLPGLSFISIGGATVFCTTLQVANLYTTIQTTIVASLSGLFDVSTIMQHLIKVAYEHGISRKHSYLFFCGLGIVIFNVQTFVFLPKDHVRRQPCDSQKSAKSQRPTNETDTSKALLEKEKDVSDESRRTVVQNADDRLITHILSFGYITHTVWMSVSVLLFVSFIGLLNTWLSTMSNDSKIVSYYLDVFAYATMSTSVTAIIAGFAYDWQRNRFRGSAIPERYFRPVCFPMAMCWLFGTLSYLLPLVFDSLYVVLPVFIMFTFYRSFLFAIGIAFVTEAFPVKYFGVLYGTIMFSVGASSLLQYAFFAWSKSYDSAFTHVNIALLTIAILTCYQPIVLWIRGGIPKSTPDNDINNMELIINPPKSETC, from the exons ATGGAGCTGTGCTATCGGTGGAGAATTGCTTGCACTCTCTGGAGTTGTCTGGAAGTGGTCTGTTTTGCGGGCATCATCTATGGATGGGGATCCCTAGTGTTCATTCTGAAAGAGGAAGGGTTTTACTCCGAGAATTGTAGAGACGCATCGCCTAGCAGTAACGTATCCTTGATTCCAGGATCTGTTTACAACGTATCTGTGATCGATATTCACAACCAATCGATTGATCTCTCCAACAGGACTCTTGCCTGTGATGAGCAGGAGGAGAAACTGAACCTGTGTTTCTCCATTGCCGTGGGGGTGATGTACTCGGGGCTGGCTATTGTTGGACAGTTATCGCTGAGATTAGGCACAAGGATTACACGAATTATTTTCAC ATTTCTCTATTCTGTTGGCTTCCTCTGCATAGCGTTTGCGACCAAAG AAAACCCCTGGTTACTTTTGCCTGGACTCTCGTTTATATCTATAGGTGGAGCCACTGTCTTCTGTACAACTCTACAG GTTGCCAACCTCTACACTACCATTCAAACTACTATAGTGGCGTCGCTTTCGGGACTTTTTGATGTTTCTACCATAATGCAGCATCTAATCAAG GTTGCTTATGAGCATGGCATTTCTCGAAAGCATTCCTATCTGTTTTTCTGTGGACTGGGTATCGTTATTTTCAACGTACAGACATTTGTGTTTTTGCCAAAAGACCATGTACGACGACAGCCCTGTGATTCCCAGAAATCGGCCAAGTCCCAGAGACCAACCAACGAGACGGACACCTCAAAGGCACTCCTGGAGAAAGAGAAAG ATGTAAGCGATGAAAGCCGCAGGACTGTGGTTCAGAATGCTGATGATAGGTTGATCACCCACATCCTGTCCTTTGGGTACATCACGCACACTGTCTGGATGTCTGTCAGTGTCCTGCTGTTTGTCTCATTCATCGGTCTGCTCAACACATGGTTATCCACGATGTCAAATGACTCTAAAATTG TTAGTTACTACCTCGATGTATTTGCCTATGCAACAATGTCTACCTCAGTCACTGCTATTATCGCCGGATTTGCGTACGACTGGCAGAGAAACCGATTCAGAG GGAGTGCAATTCCGGAGCGTTACTTCCGCCCTGTGTGTTTCCCAATGGCGATGTGTTGGCTGTTCGGCACCCTGTCTTATTTATTGCCCCTGGTGTTCGATTCTCTCTATGTTGTTCTTCCAGTCTTCATTATGTTCACATTTTACCGCTCCTTTTTGTTCGCCATTGGAATTGCTTTTGTCACTGAAGC ATTTCCCGTGAAGTATTTTGGTGTTCTGTACGGTACAATTATGTTCAGTGTTGGGGCGAGTAGTTTGCTACAGTATGCCTTTTTCGCATGGAGTAAATCCTATGATTCGGCTTTTACACAT GTAAACATTGCATTGCTAACTATCGCCATTTTGACATGCTACCAACCTATTGTGTTGTGGATCAGAGGAGGCATTCCTAAATCAACACCAGATAATGATATTAACAACATGGAATTAATTATAAACCCTCCAAAAAGTGAAACGTGTTAG